One stretch of Actinacidiphila sp. DG2A-62 DNA includes these proteins:
- a CDS encoding helix-hairpin-helix domain-containing protein, with translation MREVLVAGGAPQELAEEAVRVLGRGAAETLRDDPWAVLGLEGVRPEHADAFARAVLGAEATPGDDRRCRALVGHLMELAAERGHTALTGQALQAALAQNAVPDPAAAVAAAVEDGRLLVFRADGDDEPQDAADGEDGGDGDAADAPVLLGLDRYALAEESLADGLVRLLRSFEAEAADTDPALWERAAADAPSPSAAELIRAVSGSGLVLHSGGEAARAEPVALVAAARAAGLRAYAAAYTDDGRRRLAAALGGGAAGPRPAPDAPDRVAASDAGVDVSEAGLDASEAAVDASDAAVTVEDLLDGARGPGRNPDGSLALDLLAVLDAPQLSVVEATDLVEALPDGARLVLSGDPYALWSAGPGRVFADLLAAKVCPRVTSRTPDPGPIGELVSCVGVGELAAVDAPDKEVVVVPARDPREAVHRVVQLVADSVPRAIGVPADRTQVIVPAHGGPVGTRALNAALKERLNPGPGRFAGFDPGDRVVHVPRPGRVLPATVAGADQDGLRLDSADGPLLVPRQDVAATVRHGWAVTGHQAAGMRWPAVVVVVPGDAGPLLTRSWVYTAFGRGERHLSVVQGADQTLPQAVAGPAAKDRTTRLVSVLRELAAEG, from the coding sequence GTGCGGGAGGTGCTCGTGGCGGGCGGGGCTCCGCAGGAGTTGGCGGAGGAGGCCGTGCGGGTGCTCGGGCGGGGAGCCGCGGAGACGCTCAGGGACGACCCGTGGGCGGTGCTCGGGCTGGAGGGAGTGCGGCCGGAGCACGCGGACGCCTTCGCCCGCGCCGTGCTCGGCGCCGAGGCGACGCCCGGCGACGACCGCCGCTGCCGCGCGCTGGTCGGCCACCTGATGGAGCTCGCGGCCGAGCGCGGCCACACCGCGCTGACCGGTCAGGCGCTACAGGCCGCGCTCGCGCAGAACGCCGTGCCGGACCCCGCCGCCGCCGTCGCCGCCGCGGTCGAGGACGGCCGGCTCCTGGTGTTCCGCGCCGACGGCGACGACGAGCCGCAGGACGCGGCGGACGGCGAGGACGGCGGGGACGGGGACGCCGCCGACGCCCCCGTGCTGCTGGGCCTGGACCGCTACGCCCTCGCCGAGGAGAGCCTCGCCGACGGCCTGGTCCGGCTGCTGCGCTCCTTCGAGGCGGAGGCCGCGGACACCGACCCGGCCCTCTGGGAGCGGGCCGCGGCCGACGCGCCCTCGCCCTCCGCCGCCGAACTGATCCGCGCCGTCTCCGGCAGCGGCCTGGTGCTGCACTCCGGCGGCGAGGCGGCCCGCGCCGAGCCCGTCGCCCTGGTCGCGGCCGCGCGCGCCGCGGGCCTGCGCGCGTACGCCGCCGCGTACACCGACGACGGCAGGCGGCGGCTGGCCGCGGCCCTCGGCGGCGGCGCCGCGGGTCCCCGGCCCGCGCCCGACGCCCCGGACCGTGTGGCCGCATCGGACGCCGGCGTGGACGTTTCTGAGGCCGGCCTGGACGCCTCGGAGGCCGCCGTGGATGCTTCGGACGCCGCCGTGACCGTCGAGGACCTGCTGGACGGCGCCCGCGGCCCCGGCCGCAACCCGGACGGCAGCCTCGCACTCGACCTGCTCGCGGTGCTCGACGCGCCCCAGCTGTCCGTCGTGGAGGCCACCGACCTCGTGGAGGCGCTGCCGGACGGCGCCCGCCTGGTGCTCAGCGGCGACCCGTACGCGCTGTGGTCCGCCGGTCCCGGCCGCGTCTTCGCGGACCTGCTGGCCGCCAAGGTCTGCCCGCGGGTCACCTCCCGCACCCCGGACCCCGGCCCGATCGGCGAGCTGGTCTCGTGCGTGGGCGTCGGCGAACTCGCCGCCGTGGACGCGCCGGACAAGGAGGTCGTCGTGGTCCCGGCGCGGGACCCGCGCGAGGCCGTGCACCGCGTCGTCCAACTCGTCGCCGACTCGGTGCCGCGCGCGATCGGCGTGCCCGCCGACCGTACGCAGGTGATCGTGCCGGCCCACGGCGGCCCGGTCGGCACCCGCGCGCTCAACGCGGCGCTGAAGGAGCGGCTCAACCCCGGCCCCGGCAGGTTCGCCGGCTTCGACCCGGGCGACCGGGTGGTGCACGTGCCGCGCCCCGGCCGGGTGCTGCCGGCCACGGTGGCCGGCGCGGACCAGGACGGGCTGCGGCTGGACAGCGCGGACGGGCCGCTGCTCGTACCCCGCCAGGACGTGGCGGCGACGGTACGGCACGGCTGGGCCGTCACCGGCCACCAGGCGGCGGGCATGCGCTGGCCCGCGGTCGTGGTCGTGGTGCCGGGCGACGCCGGCCCGCTGCTCACCCGCTCGTGGGTCTACACCGCCTTCGGCCGCGGCGAGCGCCACCTGTCCGTGGTCCAGGGCGCGGACCAGACCCTCCCCCAGGCCGTCGCGGGGCCGGCCGCGAAGGACCGTACGACCCGCCTGGTCTCCGTCCTGCGCGAGCTGGCCGCGGAGGGCTGA
- a CDS encoding DUF5703 family protein, whose translation MPEYEFREMYVPRGVSRKEAARLLTDEAEYRHWELDRVQLYPDGSRRVRLRRRIIRQVRATW comes from the coding sequence ATGCCGGAATACGAATTCAGAGAGATGTACGTGCCGCGCGGGGTCTCCCGCAAGGAAGCGGCACGGTTGCTGACGGACGAGGCCGAGTACAGGCACTGGGAGCTGGACCGGGTCCAGCTCTATCCCGACGGCAGCCGGCGGGTGCGGCTGCGACGCCGCATCATCCGACAGGTCCGGGCCACGTGGTGA
- a CDS encoding chaplin — protein MRQVTKKGLLTVVATSGVLAAAGGVASADAGASGAAVGSPGVGSGNAVQVPVHLPVNACGNTIDVVGLLNPVFGNSCANTSTSPSGGHPGTPGNPGTPGHPGTPGTPGNPGTPGHPGTPGTPGTPGTPGTPGTPGTPGTPGTPGTPGHPGTPGTPGTPGNPGTPGTPGTPSIPGTPGTPGGGTPVTHPATPASHTTPAANTPVADGSAATLAHTGADGIGLAAAASGALLLGGTVLYRRASAARR, from the coding sequence ATGCGACAGGTCACGAAGAAGGGCCTGCTCACCGTCGTGGCGACGAGCGGAGTCCTCGCCGCCGCGGGCGGTGTCGCTTCCGCGGACGCCGGCGCATCCGGCGCGGCCGTGGGCTCGCCGGGCGTCGGCTCGGGCAACGCGGTGCAGGTGCCGGTGCACCTGCCGGTCAACGCGTGCGGCAACACGATCGACGTCGTGGGCTTGCTGAACCCGGTGTTCGGCAACTCCTGCGCGAACACGTCGACGTCGCCTTCGGGCGGCCACCCGGGCACGCCGGGCAATCCCGGCACGCCTGGCCACCCGGGTACGCCCGGTACGCCGGGCAATCCCGGTACGCCCGGCCACCCGGGTACGCCGGGGACCCCGGGCACTCCTGGTACGCCCGGAACCCCTGGCACCCCTGGCACCCCTGGCACCCCCGGGACTCCTGGCACGCCCGGTCACCCGGGTACGCCTGGCACGCCGGGCACCCCCGGCAACCCCGGAACGCCCGGAACCCCAGGCACCCCCAGCATTCCCGGAACGCCCGGAACCCCCGGCGGCGGGACGCCCGTGACGCACCCGGCCACCCCGGCGAGCCACACGACCCCGGCCGCGAACACCCCCGTCGCGGACGGCTCGGCCGCCACCCTCGCGCACACCGGCGCGGACGGGATCGGACTGGCCGCCGCGGCCTCCGGCGCCCTGCTGCTCGGCGGCACGGTGCTGTACCGCCGTGCGAGCGCCGCCCGGCGCTGA
- a CDS encoding chaplin, which translates to MIKKVAAVAAATGGLVLAGAGIAAADAGAQGAAVQSPGVLSGNVVQVPVHIPVNACGNTVNVIGLLNPAFGNTCVNASS; encoded by the coding sequence ATGATTAAGAAGGTCGCCGCCGTCGCGGCTGCCACCGGCGGTCTCGTGCTCGCGGGCGCCGGCATCGCCGCCGCCGACGCCGGCGCGCAGGGCGCCGCCGTCCAGTCCCCGGGCGTGCTGTCGGGCAACGTGGTCCAGGTCCCCGTGCACATCCCGGTGAACGCGTGCGGCAACACCGTGAACGTGATCGGCCTGCTCAACCCCGCTTTCGGCAACACCTGCGTCAACGCTTCGTCGTGA
- a CDS encoding M20/M25/M40 family metallo-hydrolase, translated as MSESTSGTVPGRGASTATGTGAGADDAARSGQDEVVELCSELIRIDTSNYGDHSGPGERAAAEYVAAKLAEVGLEPQIFESHSGRASTVARIEGADPSRPALLIHGHLDVVPANAADWTRDPFGGEVADGCVWGRGAVDMKDMDAMTLAVVRDRLRTGRKPPRDIVLAFLADEEAGGVYGARHLVDNHADLFEGVTEGIGEVGGFSFTVDENRRLYLIETAEKGMHWMRLTVDGTAGHGSMTNKDNAITELCEAVARLGRHEFPVRVTPSVRGFLDELSDAFGVELDPEDMETTLTRLGGVARMIGTTLRNTAAPTMLGAGYKVNVIPGQATAHVDGRFLPGYEEEFLADLDRVLGPRVKRETLHSDKALETSFDGSLVEAMRSALKAEDPIAHAVPYMLSGGTDAKSFDALGIRCFGFAPLQLPPELDFAGMFHGVDERVPVDGLRFGVRVLDHFIDNA; from the coding sequence GTGAGCGAGTCGACGAGCGGGACGGTCCCCGGGCGGGGCGCGAGCACGGCCACGGGCACGGGTGCGGGCGCGGACGACGCCGCGCGCAGCGGCCAGGACGAGGTCGTGGAGCTGTGCAGCGAGCTGATCCGGATCGACACCAGCAACTACGGCGACCACTCCGGCCCCGGCGAGCGCGCCGCCGCCGAGTACGTCGCGGCCAAGCTCGCCGAGGTCGGCCTCGAACCGCAGATCTTCGAGTCGCACTCCGGCCGCGCCTCCACCGTCGCCCGCATCGAGGGCGCCGACCCCTCGCGCCCGGCGCTGCTCATCCACGGCCACCTCGACGTGGTGCCGGCCAACGCCGCCGACTGGACCCGCGACCCCTTCGGCGGCGAGGTCGCCGACGGCTGTGTGTGGGGCCGCGGCGCGGTCGACATGAAGGACATGGACGCCATGACCCTCGCGGTGGTGCGCGACCGGCTGCGCACCGGCCGCAAGCCGCCGCGCGACATCGTGCTCGCCTTCCTCGCCGACGAGGAGGCCGGCGGCGTCTACGGCGCCCGGCACCTGGTCGACAACCACGCCGACCTCTTCGAGGGCGTCACCGAGGGGATCGGCGAGGTCGGCGGCTTCTCGTTCACCGTGGACGAGAACCGGCGGCTGTACCTGATCGAGACCGCCGAGAAGGGCATGCACTGGATGCGGCTCACCGTGGACGGCACCGCGGGGCACGGCTCGATGACCAACAAGGACAACGCGATCACCGAGCTGTGCGAGGCCGTCGCCCGGCTCGGCCGGCACGAGTTCCCGGTCCGTGTCACCCCCTCGGTGCGCGGCTTCCTGGACGAGCTGTCCGACGCCTTCGGGGTCGAGCTGGACCCCGAGGACATGGAGACCACGCTCACCCGGCTCGGCGGCGTCGCCCGCATGATCGGCACCACCCTGCGCAACACCGCCGCGCCGACCATGCTCGGCGCCGGCTACAAGGTGAACGTGATCCCCGGCCAGGCCACCGCGCACGTCGACGGCCGCTTCCTGCCCGGCTACGAGGAGGAGTTCCTCGCCGACCTGGACCGGGTGCTCGGCCCGCGGGTCAAGCGCGAGACGCTGCACTCCGACAAGGCGCTGGAGACGAGCTTCGACGGCTCGCTGGTGGAGGCGATGCGCTCGGCGCTCAAGGCCGAGGACCCGATCGCGCACGCCGTGCCGTACATGCTCTCCGGCGGCACCGACGCCAAGTCCTTCGACGCCCTGGGCATCCGCTGCTTCGGCTTCGCGCCGCTGCAGCTGCCGCCCGAGCTGGACTTCGCCGGGATGTTCCACGGCGTGGACGAGCGGGTGCCGGTGGACGGGCTGAGGTTCGGCGTCCGGGTGCTCGACCACTTCATCGACAACGCCTGA
- a CDS encoding ABC transporter ATP-binding protein yields MPGAPALELRSVHRAYGHGPSATVALDDVCLTVGSGRFVSLIGPSGCGKSTLLRLVAGLEEPDRGEVLVHGVTPAEACAAKLIGLVPQSPALLPWMSVLRNVTLPQKVNRGAAGRRERMAGFAERDAAPSADDMRRLLVRAGLGEVVHKVPAQLSGGMRQRVAIVRAFGLRPDLLVMDEPFSALDEFTRERLQDQLLDLWEELRTTVLFVTHSVAEAVRLSDTVVVMARAPGRIVDAVQIDLPRPRGEHLLAEHRFHAYEDLVRDRLRRAWHDDGTSSA; encoded by the coding sequence GTGCCGGGAGCGCCCGCGCTTGAGCTGCGATCCGTGCACCGCGCCTACGGGCACGGGCCGTCCGCGACGGTGGCCCTGGACGACGTCTGCCTGACCGTCGGGAGCGGTCGGTTCGTCAGCCTGATCGGGCCCAGCGGCTGCGGCAAGTCGACGCTGCTGCGCCTGGTCGCGGGCCTTGAGGAGCCGGACCGCGGCGAGGTCCTGGTGCACGGGGTGACCCCGGCCGAGGCGTGCGCCGCCAAGTTGATCGGCCTGGTGCCGCAGAGTCCGGCGCTGCTGCCGTGGATGTCCGTGCTGCGCAACGTCACGCTGCCGCAGAAGGTCAACCGCGGTGCGGCCGGGCGCCGCGAGCGCATGGCCGGCTTCGCCGAGCGGGACGCGGCGCCGTCGGCCGACGACATGCGCCGGCTCCTCGTCAGGGCGGGGCTCGGCGAAGTGGTGCACAAAGTTCCGGCCCAGTTGTCCGGCGGCATGCGCCAGCGGGTGGCGATCGTGCGCGCCTTCGGCCTGCGGCCCGACCTGCTGGTCATGGACGAGCCCTTCTCCGCGCTCGACGAGTTCACCCGCGAGCGGCTCCAGGACCAACTGCTGGACCTGTGGGAGGAGTTGCGGACGACGGTGCTGTTCGTCACCCACTCGGTGGCCGAGGCGGTCCGGCTCTCGGACACCGTGGTCGTCATGGCCCGCGCCCCCGGCCGCATCGTGGACGCCGTGCAGATCGACCTGCCCCGGCCGCGCGGCGAACACCTCCTCGCGGAGCACCGGTTCCACGCGTACGAGGACCTGGTCAGGGACCGGCTGCGCCGCGCCTGGCACGACGACGGCACATCGAGCGCATGA
- a CDS encoding ABC transporter permease has protein sequence MTPGARSLAARARPDVWLPLVVMLAVLAALWEYGARRLPYLLPPLRAVGGSLTSHLGYYVDNASVTLGEATAGLAMGFAAAFVLAVLTSELAVVRRAVMPVAVVLNVTPLVAIAPALVVAFGFGPLPKLIITGLICFFPILINTATGLRSVPRPVLQVYRTVDAGRLEVLWHLRVPYALPYLFAALRIVLPLSIIGAVVAEMSAAGSTRGLGTAIGTASSMNQLPVVYASIFVLAVMGVALLLAVTLVERRVLRRHTGAPD, from the coding sequence ATGACGCCGGGCGCCCGGTCCCTGGCCGCCCGGGCGCGTCCCGACGTGTGGCTGCCGCTGGTGGTGATGCTGGCGGTGCTCGCCGCTCTGTGGGAGTACGGCGCCCGGCGGCTGCCGTATCTGCTGCCGCCGCTGCGCGCGGTCGGCGGTTCGCTGACCTCGCACCTCGGCTACTACGTCGACAACGCCTCGGTCACCCTGGGCGAGGCGACCGCGGGGCTCGCGATGGGGTTCGCCGCCGCCTTCGTCCTCGCGGTCCTGACCAGCGAACTGGCCGTCGTCCGGCGGGCGGTGATGCCCGTCGCGGTCGTCCTCAACGTCACCCCGCTGGTCGCGATCGCGCCCGCCCTGGTGGTGGCCTTCGGCTTCGGCCCGCTGCCCAAGCTGATCATCACGGGCCTGATCTGCTTCTTCCCGATCCTCATCAACACCGCGACGGGCCTGCGGTCCGTGCCGCGACCGGTGCTCCAGGTGTACCGGACGGTCGACGCCGGCCGGCTGGAGGTGCTGTGGCACCTGCGGGTGCCGTACGCGCTGCCCTACCTCTTCGCCGCGCTGCGCATCGTCCTGCCGCTGTCGATCATCGGCGCCGTGGTGGCCGAGATGTCCGCGGCGGGCTCGACCCGCGGGCTGGGCACGGCGATCGGGACGGCCTCGTCGATGAACCAACTGCCCGTCGTCTACGCGTCGATCTTCGTGCTCGCGGTGATGGGCGTGGCCCTGCTGCTCGCCGTCACGCTGGTCGAGCGCCGCGTCCTGCGCCGGCACACCGGCGCCCCCGACTGA
- a CDS encoding ABC transporter substrate-binding protein: MQPRPHHRLLRSALAGLTALALAAAVAACGSGSDPGPDGRSRTGARGSAVSAERCARNEAAGRITYLSGYQYQSSVSILEYVAAARLGYFDDLCLTVTLRPGTGDTAQNTKLLASGQATVSAVAEQDVIQARANGIAVEGVSSYSDAGLDVLMTNKDITRLPQLDGKEVGHKGYVPAAVEAMMVRAGVDWDSLKLVKEGYDPSVLPRRQGGLEALTGFVSNEPNQLRAAGKDVTVWQPVDFGIPSSLGAMAVNPAFAKAHPQAVQDVLRAALHAYAYCSASERHIAECVGYAAKLSGPMYDKALNTTIWKTETKVVGDNPTPAQPLGGIDLSNVGRIADMLRRFAIVPASVTADRAKGWFDTSFVDGLYSGGTLVWPAP; encoded by the coding sequence ATGCAGCCGCGCCCGCACCACCGCCTCCTCCGGTCCGCGCTCGCGGGCCTCACCGCCCTCGCGCTGGCGGCGGCAGTCGCGGCCTGCGGCTCCGGCTCGGACCCCGGTCCCGACGGCAGGTCCCGGACCGGCGCCAGGGGTTCGGCCGTCTCGGCGGAGCGCTGCGCCCGGAACGAGGCGGCCGGCCGGATCACCTACCTCTCCGGATACCAGTACCAGTCCTCGGTGTCGATCCTGGAGTACGTCGCCGCGGCGAGGCTGGGCTACTTCGACGACCTGTGCCTGACGGTGACGCTCAGGCCCGGCACCGGCGACACCGCGCAGAACACCAAGCTGCTGGCCAGCGGGCAGGCGACGGTGTCCGCCGTCGCCGAGCAGGACGTCATCCAGGCCCGCGCCAACGGGATCGCCGTCGAGGGCGTCTCCTCGTACTCCGATGCCGGCCTGGACGTCCTGATGACCAACAAGGACATCACCCGGCTCCCCCAGCTCGACGGCAAGGAGGTCGGCCACAAGGGCTACGTGCCGGCCGCCGTCGAGGCCATGATGGTCCGGGCGGGGGTCGACTGGGACTCGCTGAAGCTGGTGAAGGAGGGGTACGACCCCTCGGTGCTCCCCCGCCGGCAGGGCGGCCTCGAAGCGCTCACCGGGTTCGTCTCCAACGAGCCGAACCAGCTCAGGGCGGCCGGGAAGGACGTCACCGTGTGGCAGCCCGTCGACTTCGGCATCCCCAGCTCGCTGGGCGCGATGGCCGTCAACCCGGCGTTCGCCAAGGCCCATCCGCAAGCCGTCCAGGACGTCCTGCGCGCGGCGCTGCACGCCTACGCCTACTGCTCGGCGAGCGAGCGGCACATCGCCGAGTGCGTCGGCTACGCGGCGAAACTCTCCGGCCCGATGTACGACAAGGCGCTCAACACGACCATCTGGAAGACCGAGACGAAGGTCGTGGGCGACAACCCGACGCCCGCACAGCCGCTGGGCGGCATCGACCTGTCCAACGTCGGGAGGATCGCCGACATGCTGCGCCGGTTCGCGATCGTGCCGGCGAGCGTGACCGCCGACCGGGCGAAGGGGTGGTTCGACACGTCGTTCGTCGACGGCCTCTACTCCGGCGGCACGCTCGTCTGGCCCGCGCCGTAG
- a CDS encoding LLM class flavin-dependent oxidoreductase has protein sequence MPAKEYGIFLPIGNGGWMLSTTAPHPEASYAWNRRAALYAERIGLDFVMSMAKWRGFGGSTDHWGRSLESVTMMSALAEATSRVRIWATLHANVHNPAVAAKMLATLQDVSGGRAGLNIVNGSYAGEFEQFGLWDPGLGHEDRYRMTELWTQAVVRLWTEPSVTMHTPYFDLVDCQSRPRPAVRPTVISAGRSEDARRFQARWADGAFLAAESLDEMRMLSADVHARAAAHGRVCRTYSMLTVVQDETDALAARKVGAWGAGLDREALARMRRTWGVPEDQARAWAEGAEGEAAFQTAYVAGSADTVTEHIEYIVREAELDGLMLIFPEYDEDLLLFGETVLPALRAHDAAA, from the coding sequence ATGCCTGCGAAAGAGTACGGAATCTTCCTGCCCATCGGGAACGGGGGCTGGATGCTGTCCACGACCGCGCCGCATCCCGAGGCGAGCTACGCGTGGAACCGGCGCGCGGCGCTGTACGCGGAGCGCATCGGCCTGGACTTCGTGATGTCGATGGCGAAGTGGCGCGGCTTCGGCGGCAGCACCGACCACTGGGGCCGCTCGCTGGAGTCGGTGACGATGATGTCGGCGCTCGCCGAGGCCACGTCCCGGGTGCGGATCTGGGCGACGCTGCACGCGAACGTCCACAACCCGGCCGTCGCGGCGAAGATGCTCGCCACCCTCCAGGACGTCTCCGGCGGCCGGGCCGGGCTGAACATCGTGAACGGCTCCTACGCCGGGGAGTTCGAGCAGTTCGGCCTCTGGGACCCCGGGCTCGGCCACGAGGACCGCTACCGAATGACGGAGTTGTGGACCCAGGCGGTGGTCCGGCTGTGGACCGAGCCCTCGGTCACCATGCACACGCCGTACTTCGACCTCGTCGACTGCCAGTCCCGGCCACGCCCGGCCGTCCGCCCGACCGTCATCAGCGCGGGCCGGTCCGAGGACGCGCGCCGCTTCCAGGCGCGGTGGGCCGACGGCGCCTTCCTGGCCGCCGAGAGTCTGGACGAGATGCGGATGCTCTCGGCCGACGTCCACGCGCGGGCCGCGGCGCACGGCCGCGTCTGCCGGACGTACTCGATGCTCACCGTCGTGCAGGACGAGACCGACGCGCTGGCGGCGCGGAAGGTCGGCGCGTGGGGCGCCGGGCTGGACCGCGAGGCGCTCGCCCGCATGCGCAGGACCTGGGGCGTGCCCGAGGACCAGGCCCGCGCCTGGGCGGAGGGCGCCGAGGGCGAGGCGGCGTTCCAGACCGCGTACGTCGCGGGCTCCGCGGACACGGTCACCGAGCACATCGAGTACATCGTGCGCGAGGCCGAGCTCGACGGGCTCATGCTGATCTTCCCGGAGTACGACGAGGACCTGCTGCTGTTCGGCGAGACGGTGCTGCCCGCGCTGCGCGCGCACGACGCGGCGGCCTGA